A portion of the Caenorhabditis elegans chromosome III genome contains these proteins:
- the fbxa-80 gene encoding F-box domain-containing protein (Confirmed by transcript evidence), which produces MSQVSPVFNNLPIDVIYRIIEKAEPIDRLVLQKVSRSLKTAVVHIGLGFTEIFAGLYSENSILLTLDGKRVSYENCNGDCLVKYLEYRERRIDGENHLKIAFNDLAGCLEGGIATFKILMGTMEGEDREEHVQTLRATMKRGITAKRVDLGIFGSTEIITLLSIFKPGFLEEIRLDNVTNMDKFEDLCRLSQWREAQTVYFRGNGEDAPIEEFFNFREFYISVGRLLMEDVVKVRDILLERDTFLQCEINAGFLATQTEIAKVFEYSGGGNSFEYTTNTAKFNIRVDSSHLWIRRVFEQNH; this is translated from the exons ATGTCTCAAGTATCTCCAGTTTTTAACAACTTACCAATTGATGTTATTTATCGAATTATCGAGAAAGCTGAGCCGATTGATCG ACTCGTCCTCCAAAAAGTGTCCAGAAGCTTGAAAACTGCTGTTGTCCACATCGGACTCGGATTCACAGAAATATTCGCAGGACTTTACTCTGAAAATAGCATATTGCTAACATTAGATGGAAAGCGAGTTTCATACGAAAATTGCAATGGTGACTGCCTTGTAAAGTACCTTGAATATAGAGAACGTCGCATCGATGgagaaaatcatttgaaaattgcattcaACGATTTGGCAGGATGCTTGGAAGGTGGAATAGCAACGTTCAAGATTTTGATGGGAACTATGGAAGGGGAAGACCGTGAGGAGCATGTTCAAACTCTGAGAGCCACTATGAAAAGAGGCATTACCGCGAAAAGAGTAGATCTTGGTATATTCGGAAGCACTGAGATAATCACCCTTCTCTCAATCTTCAAACCAGGTTTTCTAGAAGAAATTCGATTGGATAATGTTACAAATATGGACAAATTTGAAGATCTGTGTCGCTTATCGCAGTGGAGAGAAGCACAAACCGTGTACTTCCGCGGAAATGGTGAAGATGCTCCTAttgaggaattttttaatttccgcgAGTTTTACATTTCTGTAGGCCGGCTTTTGATGGAAGATGTGGTTAAGGTTAGAGat ATCCTTCTCGAACGCGACACCTTCCTTCAATGCGAGATAAACGCCGGATTCTTGGCAACTCAAACCGAAATCGCaaaagttttcgaatattCTGGTGGTGGAAATAGCTTTGAGTACACGACGAACACCGCCAAGTTTAATATTAGAGTCGATTCGTCACACTTGTGGATTCGGagagtttttgaacaaaatcattga